Genomic window (Sediminispirochaeta smaragdinae DSM 11293):
CAGGTTGATTCGATCAGCCTGACGCCCGTCTCCTATGCCGCAGTGCTGGAGAGCGAGGGCGAAGAGGATGAAGGAGTGCATGGGGATGTTTCGGCTACCATTAGGGTTGAACCGAGGCTGCTGAATCTCCTTGCAGGTTACATCGACGAGCTGAAGCTTTCACTTCACCAGCTCGAACGGCGAATCGATAGACGGAAAGAAGAACCGGAGGCCGTTGCCTCCAACTTAGCGGAACTGGGTAATCTTATCGAGGGATTGGAATCGGTCGGTAAGACCCTTTCAAAGGTTCGTCTCTCGGAACTTTTTGCCGGATATCCCGGATATGTGGCAGAGATGGCCCAGCGGCTTGGGAAAAAAGTCAGGCTTGTCTTGTCGGGGGGAGAGCTCGATGTCGATCGAAGAATCGCCGAACTTCTGGGAGAGACGATCCTCCATCTTTTGAGGAACGGCGTTGATCACGGGATTGAGTTTCCCGGGGAACGACTGAAAGCGGGCAAGGACGAAGAAGGGACAATTCGGCTTGATGTCCATCGTGGAGCTGGAGGCTTGAGCCTTTCGGTATCCGACGACGGAAGGGGTATTGATAAAGAAAAGCTTTCTGCCAGGCTTGGTGAAGATCTTACCTTGGAGGGTGATGCTGAGGGAACGGACGGTGGCCGGGCTAACAAACTTGCCGCACTTCTTGCCAGGCCCGGAATAACGACAAAGGATGAAGCGACGGACCTCTCTGGCCGCGGCTTTGGTTTGGATATTGTGTACCGAAAGATAGGCCGCATTGAGGGCGCCTATCTTGAAGCGGAGAGTGAAGATGGAAAGGGCACTAGGTTTACCATTACCATACCTGGAGGGGCTTCCTTCATTACCCTAAAAATGGTGCGTTGCGAGCAGCTTGTCCTGGCTGTTCCTGAACGGAGTATTCTCTCCGTCGAGGAGGCCTCGGACGGGACCTTCGGAGGGGATGCTGAAGGGCGCCTTGAGTGGAACGGCATACCGGTTTTCAGTCCCGATGGGCGCCTTTTCCGAACCGATCGCCTTCCTCCTCAAGAGCTTGTTCTTATCA
Coding sequences:
- a CDS encoding chemotaxis protein CheA; the protein is MQSGDRLYTTFLDDGKAFSQNIHHLLLKLSSRPNSVEFLRQLLRNAHSLKSEAAYIGIDEVTSIAHQMETTINLALTGKELLSSRKVDDLIFSNDRIGEILDFLLSGGDSKETISVEGTKDSETSPAHALSDGGLLSGLKERDGTSIPSIVGTALPDFSPFETNLLKEARRRGEGLYRLFLNISRDAAMPFAKAYLLLSNLEQVSNVIRTIPLFRPDQDISANGDDFRSLTIFLTSKGAVKQLYQAVHIDQVDSISLTPVSYAAVLESEGEEDEGVHGDVSATIRVEPRLLNLLAGYIDELKLSLHQLERRIDRRKEEPEAVASNLAELGNLIEGLESVGKTLSKVRLSELFAGYPGYVAEMAQRLGKKVRLVLSGGELDVDRRIAELLGETILHLLRNGVDHGIEFPGERLKAGKDEEGTIRLDVHRGAGGLSLSVSDDGRGIDKEKLSARLGEDLTLEGDAEGTDGGRANKLAALLARPGITTKDEATDLSGRGFGLDIVYRKIGRIEGAYLEAESEDGKGTRFTITIPGGASFITLKMVRCEQLVLAVPERSILSVEEASDGTFGGDAEGRLEWNGIPVFSPDGRLFRTDRLPPQELVLIMQHLDRKGAFLVDELLFTREVPEEQFTLFVEESPFLYRSSIGGRKSGFLYLSPSVVAIN